A segment of the Malassezia restricta chromosome V, complete sequence genome:
TAAAATTCCTGCTATCGAAAATATGGGTGCTTCGCGCGACCAGAATGATACCATCGATATGACGGATAATGACGTGCGCTTCCTGGGCAACTTTCCTCGGATGCTGCGCTTACAGCACCTCACACTCTCTAATAATCTAGTTGCTCGAGTGGACGCGTCCATTCACAAACAGCTACCATACCTTGTGTCGCTTATACTCACCAATAACGCCATATCCGATTTTCAGGAGGTTTCGCATCTGCGCCGCCTTCGTCACATGCGCTATTTGTGCCTCATGGGCAATCCTGTCGCGCGCGAAAAGCACTATCGTGAGTTTGTTGTATGGTGCATGCCGCACCTCCGCGTGCTGGATTACCGGCGCATCACagagcgcgagcgcgctgTCGCTCGAAAAGCGTTTGTGGCACCTGATGGACAACTCAACCAACTAGCCCTCTCGCTCATGGGCTCAAAAGAGCGTCGAGCATCCGGAGGCACTGCTCCGTCGGAGCCTGACGCACCACTTCCCACGAGGCGACATCAGCTCACTGACAGTCAGCGTGCTGCCATCGCCGAGGCCATCGATCGGAGTGAAAGCATGGAGGAAATTCGCCGGCTCGAAGAGCAACTCAAGCTCGGCTACATCCCATCTTCCCAGACAGCGCCGTGACGCTTTGCGCTCCGTACACCTGTAGTTATATGCGTTCTGTATCCATGGTAAGCCCACGTGACTGCCTCTGAGACGTAGCCTTGGCACCAACACACTAGTCGCCTACAACGCGCGTCATGGGCGCACCCCTCCGTGTGCGTGCCGATACGACAGGCGACTGGAGTGAAGAGGCATGCCGCACGGTCGCCTATGAGCTCACGTCGTCTCTTGATCTTGGAGAGCATCGGAATGCACTCGTTGACACCATGGTGTGGATACACATGGTTGCAGCAGAtctcggcgagcgcgtaCGTGCGTGGACTGGCCGACAGTATCATCCGTCGCCACAGCATCTTCTGTCGCTTTTGCATAGTTTCAGCGCGATTGTACGTGAACAGCATGAGCAGCATGAAGACCAGCAGCGATTCCGTCTCATGGGTCTTGACAAGCTCCGTGCGACAGTCGAGCAGATCGAGGAAATGCAGTCGCTTCTGTCCACGAAACGCAAACGACTAGAAGATGCTAACAGTGAGGCAAATGATCGTCTTCATTGCATGGTCGAGCAACAACAAGTGGCTGAAAGCAAGCGCGAAGCATCCCTCGCTCTCCAGACTGAGCTGCAGCGTCAGGAGGCGGCTATGGCTCAGCAACGGGCATCTGTCCTGCAGGAGCTTTCCGAGGCTGAGCCAGCATTGCTAGATGCACAGGCTGCTGTAAGCAATATCAAGAAGCAGCACTTGAGCGAGGTGCGGTCCATGACCAACCCGCCGTCACCTGTCAAGCTGGCTATGGAATCGGTGTGTATCCTACTCGGCCACCGGGTAGATGGCTGGAAGAGCGTCCAGAGTCTCATTCGTCGTGACGATTTTATCTCGACCGTCGTTCACCTTGATACCGCCCATATCCCACAAGCACTACGCGAGCGTTTACAGCGCGAATACCTTGACCGACCCGAGTACAATATCGACAGTATATACCGTgccagctcggcatgcggACCCCTCGCGCGCTGGGTACTAGCTCAGATTCACTACGCCCACATTCTCGAAAGCGTAGGCCCGTTGCGCGCACAAGTCCAGATCCTGGAGGAGCAAGCATCTTTGACACGCCAAGAGGCGATCAAAGCGGATGCCACCGTTGCCGAGCTGGAAGAAAGTATTGATTCGTTCAAGCGTGAATATGCATCGCTCATTAGCGAAACACAAGCACTATCAAACGAAATGCATACAGTGGAAGCGCGCGTTGCTCGCAGTGTGCGCCTTCTTGATGGTCTCAGCTCGGAGCGAGAGCGTTGGGAACATGGCCGCGAGGCTTTTGATGCACAGGTCAAAACCCTGCCAGGTGACGCTCTTTTGTGTGCGGCGATGATCACTTATGCCGGCTTTTTCGATCAAGCATGCCGCGAAGCTTTATGGTATGCGTGGGTTGCGCGTCTGGGTTCATGTAACGTGCCCGTGCGTGCTGCCTTGTCGTTTGCTGATACGCTTTCGACGGCCGACGAACGCGCGGTCTGGCAGAATCTGGGCCTGCGAAGTGATTCTCTCAGCATCGAAAACGCCGTGATGCTccagcgatgcacgcgTGTGCCTCTACTGATTGATCCTTCAGGCCGTGCGGTGTCGTTTGCTCAAGGCTTGTTCGCGCATGCACAACCGGCGATCACCTCATTTTTAGATGGTGGTTTTGCGCAGGTACTTGAGCGTGCGTTGCGTTTCGGTATGCCGCTCATTATCACCGACGCCGAGTATTTTGATCCTATTCTTATGCCTGTTCTGAACGCGGAAAAGCGCCGCACAGGGGGGCGCTTGCTTGTGCGTGTCGGCACCTCAGATGTCGACTGGGCTCCTTCGTTTCGGCTCATACTCGCCACGAGGTACGCAGGCCTTGTATTAGCGCCGCACGTATTTGCCCGAGTCCAAGTGATCAACTTTACTATCACGCGTAAAAGTCTCGAGGCCCAGTCTCTCGCCAGAATACTGCATCACGAGCGGGCCGAtatcgagcagcagcgagtGGATCTGGAACGGATGCAAAGCGAATTCCAGCGACGTCTTTTGCGACTTGAACAAAGCCTTCTTACAGCGCTCAACGAGGCACAGGGTCACAttctcgacgacgaccatgtcgtGAGCACACTTGAAACACTCAAGGCTGAGGCAGACGACGTGACACAAAAGGTGCAAGCTACTGGCGACATCATGACTACGGTCCAGCAGGCTACCGAAGCCTACGTGCCGTTAGCAAGCGCCTGCAGTGCACTCTACTTTCTactcgagcacatgcaaGAGCTGCATCCATTCTATTCATTTGATATGCGTCTTTTCGAACGTCTCTTGCAGGATGTGCTCTCCCATCCAACTGCGACTGACTCAGAGAACGATCGATGCGACGCTTTGTATGACGAATTATTCATCAGCACCTTCTTTCGTGCGGCTCCCACGCTTTTGCATGCTGATGCTCTTGTGTTAGCTGTGGCGCTCGCGCAAGTGTACTGCCTAGCTGGAAGACGCGCTGGTGAGCTGGACGGAGCTGACTTTCATGCTTTGCTCTATGGCACAGACACTCCCACGCTACGTCTTGTCGAACACGAAAAGCTGACGCATCCAgaggcatggcatgcatggACCATGCAAGTGGCACCTGAGCTAGCCGATGTACCGCTGACGCCCCTTTCTAGCGACACGGAAAACCTTGTGCGGCAGGCATTAATTGTGCGTACACTGCGTCCTGATCGTCTGGCGCCTGCTCTCACGCGGCTAGTCCATCATATTTTTGGTACTCCGCTCCTTGATGCAGCACCGCCCACCATTCACGACATCGTCGAGCAAGTGTCAAGCGATTCGCCCCTGGCCATGTGTGGTGTAGCGGGCTATGATGCCAGTGGCATTGTGGAAGCGTGTGCGGTGTCAAAGCAAATGACTTGTGCAGAAGTCGCTCTGGGCTCACCGGAAGCCATAGGCATGGCAGACCGTGCTATTATATCTGCTGCACGCTCAGGCTCATGGGTGCTCATTAAAAATGCGCACCTAGCTCCGGTCTGGCTCGCACAGCTTCCATCGCGACTGACATCGCAAAAGCCACACGAGCGGTGTCGTATTTTTCTTACATGCGAGCTCTCACCATCTGTGCCGCCATCTTTTATTCGCGCTGCACGCATTGTGATGCATGAACCGCCTGCTGGATGCAAAGCCATTTTATTGGATGCTTTACATGCTCTGGACTCGAGGCCCGCATCGAACACTGATAAGGCGCCTCCTGAGCGGGAGCGCGTCTACTTTTTGGTGGCCTTGCTACACGCAATCGTGCTAGAacgcgctcggcatgcgcCACTTGGATGGTCGCACGCTTATGAGTTCTACGATACGGATCTCGAGGCGGCGTACGCAATCGTCGACACGTGTATGGCTTCGGCTGCCCAGTCCAGGCGTAACCTGGCACCAGAAGTGATACCATGGCCCGCACTTCGCGCGCTATTGGCCCAAAACGTGTACGGCAGTCGCATGGACAGTGACGCTGATCGACACATGCTTGATGCGCTACTGGCGCACCTGTTTATACCCGCAGCATTTGAGCGCGACTTTGTCATTGCACCCAATGACGTGCAGCCGCTCATCGCACCCGAAGGACTGCACCGCGAGCAACTCTGTGCCTGGGCTTCTAGTCTTCCAGAGCCACAACCCGTGCACTGGGTTCTTTTAGCGCCTGAAGCCGAGCGTGCTACAGCTGTTCAGAACGCGACACGCATCCTCCGGCACCTCCAAATACTCCGACAGCTTGCTGGTCGCGAGCAAGATATCATTGTGGACCATACGCGGTCAGACACAGCACCTGCACCTCCTGCCACTTCCGAGCTAGCGGCACTAGTCGAGTCGCACCTGTCCAAAGTACCACGTTACACACGAACAGACACACCCAGTGCTACAGACCCGCTTGGACGCTTTTGGGCCCGAGAACGGCACATGGCACTCAGTGTCAGCGACACGGTCTATCGCGACCTCGAGCGTCTAGCTGATGTACTTGTCCATCGTGCACCACGGAGCAGCGACGTCTCTGATATGCTGTCTTGCATCGAGAAGGACCGAGTCCCGGCAGTCTGGTGTACATCATCTGTGCCTTACGGCACTTCCTTGTGTGGATGGCTGAATGACTTGGGTGCGCGTACACAGCACGCCATGCAGGAGACACACGAACGCGTAGAATTGGGCCGACTATGGGCTGCGTCCGCGTTTCTTACTGCCACTCGCCAGATGACGGCGCGTCATCGACACCAGAGTCTGGAGCAGCTTGAACTTCAATGGCATCTAGGCAGCAAAAGCGTTCCAGGCCAAATGATATGGGAGATCGGGCCTGTTTGGATTGACGGCGGAGTCTGGTCGAAGGGCCAATTGCATCTGAATAATGGTTCTTCGACATGCGTCTCGACCAGTACGCTGGAGTGGACGATCCCTGCAGACACGATTGCCCAACAACTGCTGCATGTACCCGTCTTTCTCGACACACAACGGCAGCATCTTTTGTGCCATGCTGCTATTCCCATCGATTCTGCTGCCGCGTTGGATCTTGCCGCGCTTCGAGCTGTAGCGATTCGGCTCATGTAGCAGAGTTATCCCATACCAAGGAAATGCCTCGATTCGACCACTTCTGCATCGCCTGCGCCATGACGACAGTAGATATGTCTTTCATCATTGTGAGCGGCACGAACCAGCGAACCTGGCGCAGCTTCGGCCATAATCCGTGGCTTAGGACTTGTGCCAGCCGAGGATCACCGCGTACATAAAGTGATTCCACACGCTGCCACATGTCAAAGCTGAAAAGAAGGTCGAGTTCGAAAAAAAGCGCACCAGTGGTAAAATCCCAAGATAGAATTACTGGCTTGGCCCCTTTGCTTAGACGCCCAGCTTGCGTCATGCACATTGCTTTGGCTGAAGCAACATCCAAGTGCATCGAGCTGACACGGGtcgtgctcagcagcagctgctccagaGCAAGAGGTGCTAGGTCTTCACAATGACATATTGAAATGTGCTGCACGTAGGTAGCGTAAGAAGGGCATTGTACAACAAGTGTGTATCGTAATCGATTGACTGATACAGGTGAACGTAAATACAGTGCTCTATACGCAACAGGTATCATCTTGTGATACATGTCGCGCGATACGCTCAGTATTCGCCAGAGTCCCTGATGCGGGAAGTCACTGGTTAGATCGACCGAACGAACCACATGCGACAAAATGCGGCAATGCAGATCATAGGGGAGACGCACGACACCTCGTTGAAGTACTTCCTCGGAAACTTGTTGCTCATCATGCAGCTTTCTTGACCTACTGCGCTGATACAAGATAATTGTCAAAAAacagacgcacgcgcttAGAAAGACtacatgcatcgcgtcaTGAATACGATGTGAGCATCATCTGCATATCGTGGGCCAGGAGATCCTGTTCCATCTCGACGCGTCCCATCATGGATATTACATCACGTGAAGTCTAAGAGACTAATTACATGAAAGCAACACTACACGATGCCAAGAAAGTTAGTCTGCAATGGTGGAAGGTGGTGCATCAGCATCCGGGGCACCGGATGATGGTTCGACATTGACAGTATTGTGTGGATTTTCCTTTGGCTCGTCGGTCCTAGGGCCCGAATATTCCAAGGATGATGCAAAAGGCTTAGCTGActgctgcggcgcatcgctAGTGCCCTCTTTGGTtgccgacgacgctgacggTACGCCTTCATCGCCTGCTTTCTCCTCATTTGATTTCTGGGCCGCAATCTCTTCATTACGTTTACGAATTTCCTCTGTAGTCAAGAATCGGCCACCTGGACCGCGCGGTCGACGCATGGCGTGCTTGTGACGCGATTCATGTAGGTAGGGCTTCTTTGACTCTTCGTCCAGAGCCAATAGACCAGATACCCATTCCTCGCTAATTTCTGTCGGACCACCATTTTTCTCTTCTTCCCGTTGCTTAATCGCCATCATGAACATGTGACGGCGTTTCTCTTCCATCCGCGACCGTGCTACGCGGCGTTTCAAGATACGTTGGTATTGCTTCGCATTCACATAGAGTGGTTCATCATCCGAATTAGGTGCTTGTGATCGTAATGGCGCCAAGTCCTTAGGCACACCCATCGGTGGTTGTGCGGTCGCCAAGCTAGGCATATCCAGCCGGATACCAGAAGCGGGCGGAGGCGCCATGCCCGATCGGTAGTACGCTGATGGATCCATCGGAAATGCTTGCGGCCTCTGAGGCACATCATCAGGACCTAAAATCCAGGAGGCTAAATCACTGCCAGGGGCTGCTGGTGCTTCCGTGTTTGGCAAAAAGTCGGTCAAGCCATCACCATGGGTCCCCGTCTCGATATCCCGACGAGCAGAGATCCCACGAGTCGGTAGTCGCGGTCGCCCTGGCCCCGGCCCTGCACCACGGAATCTAGATTGCATATCGATACTTTCGCCAAAAGGTACCGGACTAGTACGCTGGCGCTTTTGCAATGGACGCGGTGGACGACCAGCATCCTGGTCCATCATCATGTGACGATGAGTCGTTGGGTCAGTCGGTCTGTAGACACTCGTAGGGAAGTTGCGAGTACTTCCTGGTAGCGGTGGCATAGCACCAAGCGAAGTAGGATAGCCATGGGGGGCTGAGTGTAACACCTCTGATTCGTCATGTGGCTGGATATCGTGAGGACCGGCAGTGCCAGATGGCCGGGAAGCAGGCGGCCATCCTACCATGTTAGGCGGCCCACGGAGCGGCAATGTGCTTGATGGAAGGCCACtgccagcagctgcatggtCATATGCATTGATCTCGGGCACGTCCAAGGGCACACCAAACGACCCAGATGCCTGCTGGATGTAGAACGCATCCAAAGAAGGTGGGGCTTCCGAGCCGATGTCGGCAGCACCCTCACCGGGTGTATGATGGTTCAGGTACGGCACGAGGTGGCTGTTGGCGTACGAGTCGCCCGCGGGGGGCCTATGCGGCGGAGAGTTGGTCTGCGACGGATGCCCACCAAAGTAAGCGGCATGCGGACTCTGCGGTAAGGTCAGTCATTTGCTTGATCGTATAATGCGTACCTGTGCATAATACAAGGGATTCGTTTCGCCTTGGCGTCCAAGTCCAGAGCCAAGGATAGGTCCGAGCTGGAATCCTGACCCAAGACCAGGCGCCGCACCAAGCCCATTGCTGCCTGAGCCCTCAGACATTATTTAGACCTCAAGCGAGAAACAACTCTGTGTAAGAGCAGCCACTTAAAGATGCCTGCACAACACCACTCTTCCAGGCGTGATCCTGCAGAGAGTACGTGTCTAAACGACCAGTACGCTTCCCGCGATGCTATTGATCCATACCTTATTGCTTACATACGCATCACGTGAATACGCGTGGCAGCGCGTCTAACGCCCTCATGCATGAGCCGCATTGTACTTTTGCACGACCCCGGAAATTTTGCGGAAGAGCCACAATCGCGTGCTTTCTTCCTGGATCGTGAGGAAGGGCCCAACTACCCCGCCACGAAGCACAAGAGAAATGCCATTGTTCTCCAGCGAAATCGTGCTTAGATCAGACCATGCCACTTCCCATAGAGCCTTTAGCCGTGCTGTGCGAATGTACACTGGTGGTTAGTTTGCGTGAATACGTACGAATGCGCGATTCCGACAGCATGATGGTTACCCCTGCATGCTGGCCTGAAGTGTTGATATGCGCCACATACTGATCGCGTATGAGTCGACCCGAATCCAGCGTTTGCAACCACATTTGACCGAGCGCTTCACGCTCTGAATATGGCCTTACCAGTTGGTCACTGGCAATAAAGCGCGGCAGTCGAACGCGATCAATAGTGTTCTGGTCAAAGACCTGGGTCGTGTTTCTCAGTCCTTCGGTAATGCTGCTTGCCATATCAAACAGACCTGCAGCAGGCTTAGTCACAACACCCACCAGACCACGGCCTAATCCTTGCATAAAGCCGGAAGCACCACCATCCTCGGCGCCTTCAAGAGGACGGAGGGCTAAACCCTCGATGCCGCTGGCTACGCTGGTAACAAGTGAATTGGCACCTACTGTGATGCCATAAAGAGCGTGCTTAGGTTTGTTGCGGAAGTGCCTCGAACGCCAATGAGACTGGAAATCACGGTCCATGGTGACAGCGGCCAAACCCTTGCTAATCGAGCCTGTTACCTTGGACACACTGTCTGTGACACCAAACACGGTCTTTTTCACAAAGTTACTAGCGCCACGAGCAATACCAAAGCCTAGCTCACGATTACCATGCATAATGAGACCGTAGTAAGGCTCGTAGAAAATGTCGGCTACGCCTGAACTGACGTTGTTGAAGAGACCGACTGGGTTGCCCAAAAAGTCAGCAGAGCCAAGAATGCGATGCACCTGGAAAAGCACACCCTGGCCATAGTGGTACGCGACGCGGTTCAGCAGAACTTGTTTAGAAAGACGCACGTTCTCAATGACTAGCGCGTTCAGACGCACGGGTGCCTCGTTCACATTACCCAGCACCATGGTCAACAAGTTAAAGATGTAAAAGAATAGCGTACGCGAGCTTTCGGTCTCGTCGGCCTCGTCATGATCTGTCGACATGAACGACAAATTCAAAGCAATCGGTTGTAAATGCAGAATTTCAATATACACCTGATCAGTGCCGACTGCCTGAATCGGAGGTTCAGGCAGATTGTTCGGATTTTCAATGTAGACAGTCTCGTCGTGTTCTTTCTCAACTTCAACACCACTTGCACGCACAAAATCGTAAATGGCGAACAGGAAATCTTCGTCGAGCTCGGTCGTGAGTTCTTGCAGCAGGATAGAGGCATATTTTATGTGTCGCACACCATGCGATTCATCTTTCTTTCGAATGACTGAGGCCTGCAGTGTGGGATGCACGTCCAATTCTTTGCCGTCTTTCGGAACGACTGTTGGGTACAGTACGATCGGGAAAatgctgcgtggcgtctGATTGTCGATCTGAATCCATTTGCAAATCACATTTACCGCCGTCGTCACCTGTGATTCCGAATAGCTCAGCTCAAG
Coding sequences within it:
- a CDS encoding U2 small nuclear ribonucleoprotein A', with the translated sequence MKLTAELLTHCDSSINALKERELDLRGFKIPAIENMGASRDQNDTIDMTDNDVRFLGNFPRMLRLQHLTLSNNLVARVDASIHKQLPYLVSLILTNNAISDFQEVSHLRRLRHMRYLCLMGNPVAREKHYREFVVWCMPHLRVLDYRRITERERAVARKAFVAPDGQLNQLALSLMGSKERRASGGTAPSEPDAPLPTRRHQLTDSQRAAIAEAIDRSESMEEIRRLEEQLKLGYIPSSQTAP
- a CDS encoding dynein heavy chain 1, cytosolic, whose protein sequence is MGAPLRVRADTTGDWSEEACRTVAYELTSSLDLGEHRNALVDTMVWIHMVAADLGERVRAWTGRQYHPSPQHLLSLLHSFSAIVREQHEQHEDQQRFRLMGLDKLRATVEQIEEMQSLLSTKRKRLEDANSEANDRLHCMVEQQQVAESKREASLALQTELQRQEAAMAQQRASVLQELSEAEPALLDAQAAVSNIKKQHLSEVRSMTNPPSPVKLAMESVCILLGHRVDGWKSVQSLIRRDDFISTVVHLDTAHIPQALRERLQREYLDRPEYNIDSIYRASSACGPLARWVLAQIHYAHILESVGPLRAQVQILEEQASLTRQEAIKADATVAELEESIDSFKREYASLISETQALSNEMHTVEARVARSVRLLDGLSSERERWEHGREAFDAQVKTLPGDALLCAAMITYAGFFDQACREALWYAWVARLGSCNVPVRAALSFADTLSTADERAVWQNLGLRSDSLSIENAVMLQRCTRVPLLIDPSGRAVSFAQGLFAHAQPAITSFLDGGFAQVLERALRFGMPLIITDAEYFDPILMPVLNAEKRRTGGRLLVRVGTSDVDWAPSFRLILATRYAGLVLAPHVFARVQVINFTITRKSLEAQSLARILHHERADIEQQRVDLERMQSEFQRRLLRLEQSLLTALNEAQGHILDDDHVVSTLETLKAEADDVTQKVQATGDIMTTVQQATEAYVPLASACSALYFLLEHMQELHPFYSFDMRLFERLLQDVLSHPTATDSENDRCDALYDELFISTFFRAAPTLLHADALVLAVALAQVYCLAGRRAGELDGADFHALLYGTDTPTLRLVEHEKLTHPEAWHAWTMQVAPELADVPLTPLSSDTENLVRQALIVRTLRPDRLAPALTRLVHHIFGTPLLDAAPPTIHDIVEQVSSDSPLAMCGVAGYDASGIVEACAVSKQMTCAEVALGSPEAIGMADRAIISAARSGSWVLIKNAHLAPVWLAQLPSRLTSQKPHERCRIFLTCELSPSVPPSFIRAARIVMHEPPAGCKAILLDALHALDSRPASNTDKAPPERERVYFLVALLHAIVLERARHAPLGWSHAYEFYDTDLEAAYAIVDTCMASAAQSRRNLAPEVIPWPALRALLAQNVYGSRMDSDADRHMLDALLAHLFIPAAFERDFVIAPNDVQPLIAPEGLHREQLCAWASSLPEPQPVHWVLLAPEAERATAVQNATRILRHLQILRQLAGREQDIIVDHTRSDTAPAPPATSELAALVESHLSKVPRYTRTDTPSATDPLGRFWARERHMALSVSDTVYRDLERLADVLVHRAPRSSDVSDMLSCIEKDRVPAVWCTSSVPYGTSLCGWLNDLGARTQHAMQETHERVELGRLWAASAFLTATRQMTARHRHQSLEQLELQWHLGSKSVPGQMIWEIGPVWIDGGVWSKGQLHLNNGSSTCVSTSTLEWTIPADTIAQQLLHVPVFLDTQRQHLLCHAAIPIDSAAALDLAALRAVAIRLM
- a CDS encoding CCAAT-binding transcription factor subunit HAPB; its protein translation is MSEGSGSNGLGAAPGLGSGFQLGPILGSGLGRQGETNPLYYAQSPHAAYFGGHPSQTNSPPHRPPAGDSYANSHLVPYLNHHTPGEGAADIGSEAPPSLDAFYIQQASGSFGVPLDVPEINAYDHAAAGSGLPSSTLPLRGPPNMVGWPPASRPSGTAGPHDIQPHDESEVLHSAPHGYPTSLGAMPPLPGSTRNFPTSVYRPTDPTTHRHMMMDQDAGRPPRPLQKRQRTSPVPFGESIDMQSRFRGAGPGPGRPRLPTRGISARRDIETGTHGDGLTDFLPNTEAPAAPGSDLASWILGPDDVPQRPQAFPMDPSAYYRSGMAPPPASGIRLDMPSLATAQPPMGVPKDLAPLRSQAPNSDDEPLYVNAKQYQRILKRRVARSRMEEKRRHMFMMAIKQREEEKNGGPTEISEEWVSGLLALDEESKKPYLHESRHKHAMRRPRGPGGRFLTTEEIRKRNEEIAAQKSNEEKAGDEGVPSASSATKEGTSDAPQQSAKPFASSLEYSGPRTDEPKENPHNTVNVEPSSGAPDADAPPSTIAD